The [Bacillus] selenitireducens MLS10 genome includes a region encoding these proteins:
- a CDS encoding alanine/glycine:cation symporter family protein, whose product METVEHLINTASSFVWGLPLIVLLVGTGLYLTVRLAFFSFQQLPYALKLVFTKGDQVSKGDITHFQALMTALAATVGTGNIAGVASAVAVGGPGAVLWMWITAFVGMATKYGEAILGVKYRVQNERGEMSGGPMYYIEKGLGMKWLAVIFAAFAAVAAFGIGNMVQSHEAAGVANQNFGVPVWVTGLVLSVLVGLVIIGGIRSIGKVVGIVVPVMIVFYVGAGLLIVLMNVADVPAAFGLIFTDAFTGQAMAGGAVGAVIQQGVARGIFSNEAGLGTGGIAAAAAKTDVPARQALVSMTQVFIDTIIVCTITGLALVMSQMYLRADEFDSSAQLTSAAFEQYLPGVGGIIVAVALLFFVFSTIVGWSYFGEKCFTYLLGGKVSMPYRFLFVIMLFVGSVVSLDIVWGFADVMNGLMAFPNLVALLLLSGVIVNETKKFKQKRIEEKNAS is encoded by the coding sequence ATGGAAACTGTGGAACATCTGATTAACACGGCGAGCAGCTTTGTGTGGGGGCTGCCGCTGATCGTCCTGCTCGTCGGGACAGGTTTATACTTAACGGTCCGTTTGGCTTTTTTCTCCTTCCAGCAGCTGCCGTATGCGCTGAAGCTCGTCTTTACAAAGGGGGATCAGGTCTCAAAAGGAGACATTACCCACTTCCAGGCGCTGATGACGGCCCTTGCGGCGACGGTCGGAACCGGTAATATCGCAGGTGTGGCTTCGGCTGTTGCCGTCGGGGGACCAGGTGCGGTTCTCTGGATGTGGATCACCGCGTTCGTCGGGATGGCGACGAAATACGGGGAAGCCATTCTCGGGGTCAAGTACCGGGTTCAAAATGAGCGGGGTGAAATGTCCGGCGGGCCAATGTACTACATCGAAAAGGGCCTTGGCATGAAGTGGCTTGCCGTCATCTTCGCCGCCTTTGCTGCGGTCGCCGCATTCGGGATCGGAAACATGGTCCAGTCCCATGAGGCAGCGGGTGTCGCAAATCAGAACTTCGGTGTACCGGTCTGGGTAACGGGGCTTGTCCTCTCCGTGCTTGTCGGTCTTGTCATCATCGGCGGCATTCGGAGCATCGGGAAAGTCGTGGGTATTGTCGTGCCGGTGATGATCGTCTTTTACGTCGGTGCGGGTCTTCTGATTGTCCTGATGAATGTGGCGGACGTCCCGGCTGCTTTCGGGCTCATCTTCACCGACGCCTTTACGGGTCAGGCTATGGCGGGAGGTGCCGTTGGTGCCGTGATCCAGCAGGGGGTTGCCCGGGGGATCTTCTCCAATGAAGCGGGTCTTGGTACCGGTGGGATTGCCGCAGCGGCGGCGAAGACCGATGTCCCTGCCCGTCAGGCGCTCGTATCGATGACGCAGGTGTTCATCGATACGATCATCGTCTGTACGATCACCGGTCTTGCCCTTGTCATGAGTCAGATGTACTTGCGGGCGGATGAGTTCGACAGTTCTGCGCAGCTGACTTCTGCGGCATTTGAGCAGTACTTGCCGGGTGTCGGCGGGATTATCGTCGCCGTTGCGCTGCTGTTCTTCGTTTTCTCAACGATCGTCGGCTGGTCGTACTTCGGTGAGAAGTGCTTCACCTATCTTCTCGGCGGCAAGGTGTCGATGCCGTACCGGTTCCTGTTTGTGATCATGCTCTTCGTCGGTTCTGTCGTTTCCCTTGATATCGTGTGGGGCTTCGCGGATGTGATGAACGGCCTGATGGCCTTCCCGAACCTGGTGGCACTGTTGCTTCTGTCGGGTGTCATTGTGAATGAAACGAAGAAGTTCAAGCAAAAGCGGATTGAAGAGAAGAACGCCTCGTGA